A single genomic interval of bacterium harbors:
- a CDS encoding DUF721 domain-containing protein, producing MGDPRPIGELIGGSLGSRRMREAVRLGRLRLVWEEIVGPSLARRTRVKGLRGRTLVIEVADPAALEPLREMLGRIVERLCEKTGGEVEGVELPR from the coding sequence ATGGGTGATCCGAGGCCCATCGGCGAGCTGATCGGGGGAAGCCTGGGCTCCAGACGGATGCGGGAGGCGGTGCGCCTGGGCCGGCTGCGCCTGGTGTGGGAGGAGATCGTCGGGCCGTCCCTCGCGCGGCGGACCCGCGTCAAGGGGCTCCGGGGCCGGACCCTGGTGATCGAGGTCGCTGACCCGGCGGCCCTGGAGCCGCTCCGGGAAATGCTCGGCCGGATCGTTGAGAGGCTTTGCGAAAAAACCGGGGGCGAGGTGG
- a CDS encoding MetS family NSS transporter small subunit: MNRLNLPTALILLVSSVAAGTGEPTTTVGPLRPESVTVTPERAARHAERLELVARLGVEGTDLEDSADTLAAIVADVSEDPGLRAAAADLLGRVTVEAAGGEERPQALACALIEAALDGDPGGWTAGYLAELSRGKGGAERAALVVGLMVDERLAEFHRSLALDGRLALEAREAAVGVIGTIEGDWAYETLAELAGDAGLQDGVRVAAVGALAPFGYDEGRAFLQKLARENLSPRLHEAVEEGLATIDRTQHMTPGAWIMFTVGVIILFGGSALFISIALKRGKKHVFSDESDGEP, translated from the coding sequence GTGAATAGGCTCAATCTCCCGACCGCGTTGATCCTCCTCGTCTCGTCGGTCGCGGCGGGGACCGGGGAGCCGACGACGACCGTCGGTCCCCTCCGCCCGGAGTCCGTGACCGTGACCCCGGAACGGGCGGCCAGGCACGCGGAGCGCCTGGAGCTCGTCGCCCGGCTCGGGGTGGAAGGGACGGACCTCGAGGACTCCGCCGATACGCTGGCCGCAATCGTGGCCGACGTGTCCGAGGACCCCGGCCTGCGCGCCGCCGCCGCCGACCTGTTGGGGCGGGTGACCGTGGAGGCCGCGGGCGGGGAGGAGCGGCCCCAGGCTCTGGCTTGCGCCCTGATCGAGGCGGCCCTGGACGGCGACCCCGGCGGCTGGACCGCGGGGTACCTGGCGGAGCTGTCCCGGGGAAAGGGCGGGGCGGAGCGGGCGGCGCTCGTCGTCGGCCTGATGGTGGACGAGCGTCTGGCCGAGTTTCACCGTTCCCTGGCGCTGGACGGGCGGCTGGCCCTCGAAGCACGCGAGGCCGCCGTGGGCGTCATCGGGACCATCGAGGGCGACTGGGCCTACGAGACGCTCGCCGAACTGGCCGGCGACGCCGGCCTCCAGGACGGGGTGCGCGTCGCCGCCGTCGGGGCCCTGGCTCCCTTCGGCTACGACGAGGGGCGCGCGTTCCTGCAAAAACTCGCCCGGGAAAACCTCTCGCCCAGGCTCCACGAGGCCGTCGAAGAAGGGTTGGCGACCATTGACCGGACCCAGCACATGACTCCGGGGGCCTGGATCATGTTCACCGTGGGCGTGATTATACTCTTCGGCGGTTCGGCTCTCTTCATCTCCATTGCTCTGAAGCGCGGCAAGAAGCACGTCTTCAGCGACGAATCCGACGGGGAGCCGTGA